The genomic DNA GTCCGATGGTCGATCCAATCTGCCTTCAACGCAGGGACAATCCCCAGCAATGTTGCCGTTGGGTAGCAACCCGGATTAGAAATAAAAGAGACGCCGGCAAGCGTTTCTGCATACACCTCGCTGAGTCCGTATACGGCTTGCTTGAGATATTCGGATGAAGCCGCAGGCTTTTTATACCATGCTTCGTACGTTTCCCCGCTTCGCAGTCTGAAATCCCCGGAGAGGTCAATGACCTTCAATCCGGCATCCAGAAGCTGCGGCACCAGCTTGGTACTCACACCAGAAGGCGTAGCTGTGAAAACCAGATCAGCCTTGGCAGCCATCTCTTGAACATCGACACCGTCCAAATCCTGAACCACAATGTCCGTCAGATGCGGAAACCCGTCACTGATCGGGACACCCGCGCTGGACGAAGAAATAACAGATACGATCTCTACCTGCGGATGATGAACTAAAAAACGAATGAGCTCCACCCCGCCATACCCGGTGGAACCGACAATTGCCACTTTTAGCTTGCTGCTCACAGACCTTCCTCCATTCCGTTCCTATGAAATATGTATTATTATACGACTCTATTCATATAAATACAACATACTCATGTAAAGTTATTCACCCAAATTTGAAATATAAGCTCTTGCCTATTCTTTTGACGGACAAGCTGTACAGGCTATAATAAAGGAAATTAAAAAAAATAGAGCCTATTGGATACAGTCTGCCGTTTTGCATAAAGAAAGGGGGAGAATACCTTTTAAATTATCTCTTTTGAAGCGTATGATTGGGATTCACAGTTGGATCATAATTTCAAAAATAAACTTAAACGTTAGGGGTGTTACACATCGAAACATATACATCGAATATCGTAATAGATGCTAAAGCAAAGTTAGGCGAGGGCCCTAGCTGGGATCAACAGTTCCAACGTTTATTTTGGGTCGATATTGAAGGCTTTCAATTGCATATCTACGATCCTTCTACATGCACAAATCGTACAATAGACGTTGGTGAACCTATTAGTGCAGTTGTACCTTATCTCAAAAACAAAGTAATCGTAGCACTAATTAGCGGTCTACATTGTTTGGATATTGAGACAGGGGCCAAGGTATTAATCCATGATCCCGAAAAAGGTAGATTAGGTAATCGATTTAATGATGGTAAATGCGATCCTTCAGGACGTTTTTTGGCAGGAACAATGAGCCTAAATGGTGAACTCGCACAAGGAGCATTGTATAGTCTGAGCACCAAAGGCAATGTCTCCTTACTGGTTGAAGAAGCTTCTATATCTAATGGATTAGCTTGGAGCGCAGATCATCGTACAATGTATTATATTGATACTCCGACATTGGAAATCGTTTCCTTCGATTATGATGTG from Paenibacillus sp. FSL R10-2782 includes the following:
- the argC gene encoding N-acetyl-gamma-glutamyl-phosphate reductase, whose translation is MSSKLKVAIVGSTGYGGVELIRFLVHHPQVEIVSVISSSSAGVPISDGFPHLTDIVVQDLDGVDVQEMAAKADLVFTATPSGVSTKLVPQLLDAGLKVIDLSGDFRLRSGETYEAWYKKPAASSEYLKQAVYGLSEVYAETLAGVSFISNPGCYPTATLLGIVPALKADWIDHRTLIVDAKSGVSGSGRGTSLGSHYAEMNENFKAYKINKHQHIPEIEQVLGDIAGEDVTITFTTQLVPMTRGIMSTIYVTLKGDYTDQDLIGLYRDYYKDHPFVRVRGEGVWPATKEVFGSNYCDIGFATDARTGRLTIISVIDNVVKGAAGQAIQNLNLMMGWEENLGLGFIPVYP
- a CDS encoding SMP-30/gluconolactonase/LRE family protein: MLHIETYTSNIVIDAKAKLGEGPSWDQQFQRLFWVDIEGFQLHIYDPSTCTNRTIDVGEPISAVVPYLKNKVIVALISGLHCLDIETGAKVLIHDPEKGRLGNRFNDGKCDPSGRFLAGTMSLNGELAQGALYSLSTKGNVSLLVEEASISNGLAWSADHRTMYYIDTPTLEIVSFDYDVAQGTIKNKQLVARLDESEGYPDGMTIDAEGMLWIARWGGKRVSRIHPAHGKVIAEVSLPVNRVTSCAFGGEHLDELYITTAQEDDGIDQPLAGGLFMAKTGVKGMPTSYFNQGRTANWLERLPKRI